From one Rhizobium sp. CIAT894 genomic stretch:
- a CDS encoding LysE family translocator translates to MSSTGVFISIMAALAVGAMSPGPSFVVVSRIAISRSRLDGLAAALGMGAGGVVFAVLALAGLTALLSQFEWLYVLLKVAGGAYLIYIAVNIWKGAAQPLEVSDAVHSRRAPRLSFTTALLTQLSNPKTIIVYASLFAALLPRTVPLDLMIALPLGVFAVEAGWYSIVAFAFSARHPRRLYLAAKSWIDRAAGAVMGGLGLRLILSGLSAR, encoded by the coding sequence ATGTCTTCTACAGGCGTTTTCATCAGCATCATGGCGGCCCTGGCCGTCGGGGCCATGAGCCCCGGCCCGAGCTTCGTCGTCGTCTCGAGGATTGCCATTTCGCGGTCGCGGCTGGACGGTCTTGCGGCCGCGCTTGGCATGGGCGCCGGCGGTGTGGTTTTTGCCGTGCTGGCGCTCGCCGGTCTGACGGCGCTGCTGTCACAGTTCGAATGGCTCTATGTGCTGCTGAAAGTCGCAGGCGGCGCCTATCTCATCTATATCGCCGTCAACATCTGGAAAGGTGCTGCGCAGCCGCTCGAGGTTTCCGACGCCGTCCATAGCCGCCGTGCGCCGAGGCTGAGCTTCACGACCGCGCTGCTGACCCAACTGAGCAACCCGAAGACCATCATCGTCTATGCCAGCCTCTTTGCCGCGCTTCTGCCCAGGACGGTACCGCTTGATCTGATGATTGCGCTGCCGCTCGGCGTCTTTGCGGTGGAAGCTGGGTGGTATTCGATCGTGGCATTCGCCTTTTCGGCCCGCCATCCGCGGCGGCTCTATCTCGCGGCGAAAAGTTGGATAGACCGGGCCGCCGGTGCCGTCATGGGCGGTCTCGGACTTCGTCTTATACTGTCCGGCCTGAGCGCCCGCTAA